One stretch of Danio rerio strain Tuebingen ecotype United States chromosome 6, GRCz12tu, whole genome shotgun sequence DNA includes these proteins:
- the rpl5b gene encoding 60S ribosomal protein L5b, with translation MGFVKVVKNKSYFKRYQVKFRRRREGKTDYFARKRLVIQDKNKYNTPKYRMIVRFSNRDIVCQIAYAKIEGDMIVCAAYSHELPKYGISVGLTNYAAAYCTGLLLARRLLNKFGLDKVYDGQVEITGDEFNVESIDGQPGAFTCYLDAGLARTTTGNKVFGALKGAVDGGLSIPHSTKRFPGYDVESKEFNAEVHRKHILGLNIAEYMRLLMEEDEECYKKQFSRFIKNGVTADSMEEMYKKAHAAIRENPVHEKKPKREVKKKRWNRAKLTLAQRKDRVAQKKASFLRAQAAEED, from the exons ATG GGATTCGTTAAAGTAGTGAAGAACAAGTCCTACTTCAAGAGGTACCAGGTGAAGTTCAGGAGAAGGAGAG AGGGAAAAACTGATTATTTTGCCAGAAAGCGCCTGGTCATTCAGGACAAGAACAAGTACAACACACCCAAGTATAGGATGATTGTCCGCTTCTCCAACAGGGACATCGTTTGCCAG attGCCTATGCCAAGATCGAGGGTGACATGATTGTGTGTGCAGCCTACTCCCATGAGCTGCCCAAGTACGGCATCAGTGTGGGTTTGACAAATTATGCTGCTGCCTACTGCACTGGGCTGCTGCTCGCCCGCAGG CTGTTAAACAAGTTTGGCCTTGACAAGGTGTACGATGGCCAGGTGGAGATCACCGGGGATGAGTTCAATGTGGAGAGTATTGATGGACAGCCAGGAGCTTTCACCTGCTACTTGGACGCAGGCCTGGCCAGAACCACTACTGGCAATAAGGTGTTCGGCGCCCTGAAGGGGGCTGTAGATGGAGGTCTCTCCATTCCTCACAG caccaaGAGGTTCCCAGGGTATGATGTCGAGAGCAAGGAGTTCAATGCAGAGGTCCATCGCAAACACATCCTGGGCCTAAACATCGCAGAGTACATGAGACTCTTGATGGAGGAGGATGAAGAATGTTATAAAAAACAGTTCTCTCGCTTCATCAAAAATGGCGTCACAGCTGATTCC ATGGAGGAAATGTACAAAAAGGCCCATGCAGCAATCAGAGAGAACCCAGTGCACGAAAAGAAGCCCAAGCGGGAAGTCAAGAAGAAGAG GTGGAACCGTGCCAAGCTCACACTGGCTCAGAGGAAAGACCGTGTTGCCCAGAAGAAGGCCAGTTTCCTTCGGGCACAAGCTGCAGAGGAGGACTAG